The stretch of DNA GATGCTACCGAACAAACTGTTTACTGTCTCGATCGCGCGACGGGTAAGTTACTCTTTAGTGTCCTGACTCCGTTTGAAAATCCCACGGGGCTAGCTTTTTATCCTCACCCGGAAACGGGGGAGGAGATACTTTATGTGTCTTATGCTTTCTCGGAACCTTATATTCGCGATAACCCTAATGCCGATCCCAATCATGAATTACAATACCGCGATCGCACTTTTGTTCACCCTCTCTATTTTCACTACAATCGTGAAAAGCATTATGCTCTTTCTAATGGCTATTTGGTCGAAATGTCTTATGTTGAAGAAATTTCTCCTCTCGAAGATATAGAACTAAAAGCACTTGAATGGCGGATTGCTTTACCCGCCGAAACCGATCGCCAAAAGGTGAAAAAAATTGAATTTGTGGGTTTGCCTTTTACTGAGGAAGTTGAAGATGGACAGCGCGTGGCGGTGTTTAAGTTTGATACTCTCTCTTCTCAAGATCGTTTGATTTTTGGCTGGAAGGCACTTTTAGAAGTTTGGAGTATTAAATATCAAGTTACTCCTGGTGATTGTGAATATCCTCCGGAGCTTTCTCCTAATTATCAAGAACGCTATTTAGTCGATGATGATGATTTGGCAATGGATAGCCCGATTATTATCGATGCGGCTCAGGAAGCTGTGGGAACGGAAACTAATTTGTTGCGGAAAATGTATAGCATTCGTAACTATGTTTATGACCGTCTTTCTTATGGGATTAAACCTTATATTGATACTCCGGATGTGGCACTAGAAAGGGGGGTTGGTTCCTGTGGCGAATATTTAGGTATTTTACTCGCACTTTCCCGACTTAATGGGATTGCTTGTCGCACTGTGGGACGCTACAAATGTCCGGCTCAACCTCATTTACGTGGGCTTCCTCTCGAACCAGATTTTAACCATGTTTGGATGGAATTTTATGTTCCGGGAATTGGTTGGTTGCCGATGGAATCTAA from Oscillatoria salina IIICB1 encodes:
- a CDS encoding transglutaminase-like domain-containing protein, coding for MIPDSATSFSPQNQISLRTIRPIAAAAIHGISFRGNELLAIDSTNGYLLQIDPRTDETKILNPQHWLEFRDAKGLAISGDTLWFTKYESVYFTSLNGEITPQHFVTLPYEANGVAVLDKTIYVTCEQYGSILIFSQETGREITRLYAPGIGIENITVKGEELWICDATEQTVYCLDRATGKLLFSVLTPFENPTGLAFYPHPETGEEILYVSYAFSEPYIRDNPNADPNHELQYRDRTFVHPLYFHYNREKHYALSNGYLVEMSYVEEISPLEDIELKALEWRIALPAETDRQKVKKIEFVGLPFTEEVEDGQRVAVFKFDTLSSQDRLIFGWKALLEVWSIKYQVTPGDCEYPPELSPNYQERYLVDDDDLAMDSPIIIDAAQEAVGTETNLLRKMYSIRNYVYDRLSYGIKPYIDTPDVALERGVGSCGEYLGILLALSRLNGIACRTVGRYKCPAQPHLRGLPLEPDFNHVWMEFYVPGIGWLPMESNPDDISEGGPYPTRFFMGLAWYHAEMAKGVSFEKLISQGVPVDKEKVSIGELAINHVSFTILAELKP